Proteins encoded by one window of Sulfurimonas hongkongensis:
- a CDS encoding NAD(P)H-dependent oxidoreductase translates to MDKTFEEVLEFRHACKVFDESKKIPQEDLEFILDAARRAPSSFGMEAWKFLIITNEELKAKLRPHCWDQVQITSCSHLVVILAGIESVKVESGIPKKRFARREMPQDKLEFYLKLYADHLKDTLSSDKNIYAWTAKQTAFAAANMMSAAAVKGVDSCPIEGYDKDAVESILGLDKAKFRLSMLLPLGYRVNEQSSQIRLSFDEVVEYIE, encoded by the coding sequence ATGGATAAAACATTTGAAGAGGTATTAGAGTTTAGACACGCTTGCAAGGTTTTTGATGAATCAAAAAAGATTCCGCAAGAAGACTTGGAGTTTATACTAGATGCTGCAAGACGTGCTCCTTCCTCTTTTGGTATGGAGGCTTGGAAGTTTTTAATTATAACAAACGAAGAGTTAAAAGCAAAGTTAAGACCACATTGTTGGGATCAAGTACAGATAACTTCTTGTTCGCATCTAGTTGTAATTTTGGCTGGCATCGAGAGTGTAAAAGTAGAATCTGGCATACCAAAGAAAAGATTTGCAAGACGAGAGATGCCCCAAGATAAATTAGAATTTTATCTTAAGCTTTATGCAGATCATCTAAAAGATACACTAAGTAGTGATAAAAATATTTACGCTTGGACTGCAAAACAGACTGCATTTGCAGCGGCAAATATGATGAGTGCGGCAGCTGTTAAAGGAGTTGACTCTTGTCCTATAGAGGGTTATGATAAAGATGCTGTTGAGAGTATTTTAGGGCTTGATAAAGCAAAGTTTAGACTCTCTATGCTACTTCCCCTAGGCTATAGGGTAAATGAGCAATCTTCGCAGATAAGATTAAGCTTTGATGAAGTAGTAGAGTATATAGAGTAG
- the uvrA gene encoding excinuclease ABC subunit UvrA encodes MKKDFITITGARENNLKNINLQIPKNSLVVMTGISGSGKSTLAFDTLYAEGQRRYMESLSSYARQFLDRVGKPDVDKIEGLTPAIAIDQKTTSKNPRSTVGTITEIYDYFRLLYARVGVQHCHKCQKVISQMSAADIIVEVAKLPEGAKLALLAPLVREKKGSYADLLESLVHKGYVRAMIDGVMVRLDEEIELSKTKKHTIKVVIDRVVVKAENKERIAADVEKALKESYGELEIDILNHEELGLKQSNIHYSEHNACFDCKISFDPLEPLSFSFNSPKGACSECDGLGLRYALDHEKIIDIDLPVEKGAVKIVYGFNKGYYFTFLKGFCEHNDIDITVPYSELPEHQKKAILHGGIDEVTFLWKNHKVKRIWPGIIKIAYDMFKDEKELADYMSERTCNICESHRLKRESLAVRVGDKGIAEILDMPISKTYEWFADTKNFEHFDAQDTQVAQPILNEIRERLYFLHDVGLGYITLGRDARTISGGEAQRIRIASQIGSGLTGVLYVLDEPSIGLHERDTKKLIRTLRSLQEKGNSVIVVEHDKETIINADYIVDIGPGAGNFGGEVVFSGTLDKLRKAKTLTSDYLYGRKKIEYFYRREQDKYIEIKNVTINNIKDLSARIPLNNFVCITGVSGSGKSSLMLQTLLPTARELLNHARKVNKVAGVEITGLEHVDKVIYLDQSPIGRTPRSNPATYTGVMDEIRNLFSQTKESQIRGYTTSRFSFNVKGGRCEKCQGEGEIKIEMHFLPDIMVKCDTCNGTRYNQQTLEVFYKGKNISDVLKMSVDEAFEFFKPIPKIHQKMKTLVDVGLGYITLGQNAVTLSGGEAQRIKLSKELSRKDTGKTLYILDEPTTGLHFADVDRLTKVLHHFVELGNSVLIIEHNLDMIKNADWIIDMGPEGGSGGGLIIAEGSPEDLIENYKKTKSYTAEYLIKELEQE; translated from the coding sequence ATGAAAAAAGATTTTATAACAATAACTGGTGCAAGAGAAAATAATTTAAAAAATATTAATTTACAAATCCCAAAAAATTCCCTTGTTGTTATGACTGGTATTAGTGGAAGCGGTAAGTCAACTCTAGCTTTTGATACACTTTACGCAGAGGGACAAAGAAGGTATATGGAGTCTTTGTCCTCTTATGCAAGACAGTTTTTAGACCGTGTTGGAAAGCCTGATGTTGACAAGATTGAAGGACTTACTCCAGCTATCGCGATAGATCAAAAAACAACTTCTAAAAATCCTCGCTCAACTGTTGGGACTATTACAGAGATTTATGACTATTTTAGACTTTTGTATGCAAGAGTTGGTGTGCAGCACTGCCATAAATGCCAAAAAGTCATCTCACAGATGTCAGCAGCAGATATCATAGTTGAAGTTGCAAAGCTTCCAGAGGGTGCAAAACTGGCTCTTTTAGCTCCACTTGTTCGTGAGAAAAAGGGCTCATATGCTGATTTGCTTGAATCTTTAGTTCATAAAGGTTATGTAAGGGCCATGATAGATGGTGTGATGGTTAGACTCGATGAAGAGATAGAGCTTAGTAAGACTAAAAAACATACTATCAAGGTTGTTATAGATAGAGTTGTAGTAAAGGCTGAAAATAAAGAGAGAATAGCAGCTGATGTTGAAAAGGCTCTAAAAGAGAGTTACGGAGAGCTTGAGATTGATATACTAAACCACGAAGAGCTTGGTCTAAAACAGAGTAACATTCACTATAGCGAGCATAATGCTTGTTTTGACTGTAAGATAAGTTTTGACCCTCTTGAACCATTATCATTTTCATTTAATTCGCCAAAAGGAGCTTGTAGTGAGTGTGATGGTTTAGGGCTTCGCTACGCACTAGACCATGAGAAGATAATAGACATTGACCTCCCTGTTGAAAAAGGGGCTGTAAAGATAGTTTATGGTTTTAATAAGGGTTACTACTTTACATTTTTAAAAGGTTTTTGTGAGCATAATGATATAGATATAACTGTGCCATACTCAGAATTACCAGAGCATCAGAAAAAAGCGATACTTCATGGTGGGATAGATGAAGTTACATTTCTTTGGAAAAACCATAAGGTAAAAAGAATTTGGCCGGGCATCATAAAAATAGCTTACGACATGTTCAAGGATGAAAAAGAGTTGGCTGACTATATGAGTGAGAGAACTTGTAATATCTGTGAATCTCATAGACTAAAAAGAGAGTCTTTGGCTGTTAGAGTAGGAGATAAAGGCATTGCTGAGATTTTAGATATGCCAATTTCTAAGACTTATGAGTGGTTTGCAGATACCAAAAACTTTGAACATTTTGATGCTCAAGATACTCAAGTAGCACAGCCAATACTAAATGAGATAAGAGAGAGACTCTACTTCTTACACGATGTTGGGCTTGGCTATATTACTCTAGGACGTGATGCAAGAACTATAAGCGGTGGAGAGGCCCAAAGAATTCGTATCGCTTCACAGATAGGAAGTGGTTTAACTGGAGTTTTATATGTCTTAGATGAACCGAGCATTGGACTTCATGAGAGAGATACAAAAAAACTCATCCGCACACTAAGAAGTTTGCAAGAAAAAGGCAATAGTGTTATCGTGGTTGAGCATGATAAAGAGACAATTATAAATGCTGATTATATTGTAGATATTGGTCCTGGGGCAGGGAACTTTGGTGGAGAAGTTGTCTTTAGTGGAACGCTAGATAAACTAAGAAAAGCTAAAACTCTTACCTCAGACTATCTCTATGGAAGAAAAAAAATAGAGTACTTTTATAGACGAGAGCAAGATAAATATATAGAGATAAAAAATGTAACTATAAACAATATTAAAGATTTGAGTGCGAGGATTCCTTTAAATAACTTTGTTTGTATAACAGGTGTGAGCGGAAGCGGAAAGAGTTCACTTATGCTTCAAACTCTACTTCCAACTGCAAGAGAGCTTCTAAATCATGCTAGAAAAGTTAACAAAGTAGCAGGTGTTGAGATTACAGGATTAGAGCATGTTGATAAGGTTATCTATCTTGATCAAAGCCCAATTGGTAGAACTCCTCGCTCAAACCCTGCAACTTATACAGGCGTGATGGATGAGATAAGAAACCTTTTTTCTCAAACAAAAGAGTCACAAATAAGAGGATATACAACTTCAAGATTTAGCTTCAATGTCAAAGGTGGCAGATGCGAAAAGTGTCAAGGCGAAGGTGAGATAAAGATAGAGATGCACTTCTTACCAGACATCATGGTTAAGTGTGATACTTGTAATGGTACCAGATACAATCAACAGACTTTAGAAGTTTTTTATAAGGGTAAAAATATCTCTGATGTGTTGAAGATGAGTGTTGATGAAGCTTTTGAATTTTTTAAACCAATCCCAAAAATTCATCAAAAAATGAAAACACTAGTTGATGTTGGACTTGGTTATATTACTTTAGGGCAAAATGCAGTAACACTCTCAGGTGGAGAGGCTCAAAGGATAAAACTAAGTAAAGAACTGAGTCGAAAAGATACAGGTAAAACGCTCTACATCTTAGACGAGCCTACAACAGGGCTTCACTTTGCGGATGTTGACAGACTTACAAAAGTACTTCATCATTTTGTAGAGCTTGGAAATAGTGTTTTGATAATAGAGCATAATTTAGATATGATTAAGAATGCTGACTGGATTATAGATATGGGTCCAGAGGGAGGCTCAGGTGGTGGACTTATCATAGCCGAAGGCTCTCCTGAGGATTTGATTGAAAATTATAAAAAAACCAAGAGTTATACAGCTGAGTATTTGATAAAAGAGTTAGAGCAAGAATAG
- a CDS encoding sulfite exporter TauE/SafE family protein, translated as MIELLFLGATVGVLSGFFGIGGGTILVPLLLILGYEVKIAIGIAVVQMVFSSVYGSYLNHKKGTLDSAMIGVIGVGGFIGALLSGNIASSFDDVTLEIIFLAFALFALMRLFIKTKEELPQREVSKIWLFIIGFILGAISMTIGVGGSILLVPILVGFLHVPLKKAISAGLFFVVFSSIAGLISHAKIGHVDFFSGVTIGLASLFGVYIGIHLKDRVGIVLQKRLLVIFYFLVVAYLIQRIFI; from the coding sequence ATGATTGAGTTACTGTTTCTTGGTGCTACTGTTGGAGTTCTCTCTGGTTTTTTTGGTATAGGAGGTGGAACAATTTTAGTTCCACTTCTGTTAATACTAGGCTATGAGGTAAAGATTGCCATAGGAATAGCAGTAGTTCAGATGGTCTTTAGCTCTGTTTATGGTAGCTATCTAAACCATAAAAAAGGTACATTAGATAGTGCCATGATTGGTGTTATCGGTGTTGGTGGCTTTATAGGAGCTCTGCTTAGCGGAAATATCGCTTCTAGTTTTGATGATGTAACTTTAGAGATAATATTTTTAGCCTTTGCTCTCTTTGCCCTTATGAGACTCTTTATCAAGACAAAAGAGGAGTTACCTCAAAGAGAAGTGAGCAAAATTTGGCTCTTTATTATAGGTTTTATTTTGGGTGCAATTAGTATGACTATTGGAGTTGGTGGTAGTATACTGCTTGTTCCCATCTTGGTTGGTTTTTTACATGTACCACTAAAAAAAGCTATATCTGCAGGTCTATTTTTTGTGGTTTTCTCATCTATTGCAGGACTAATTTCTCATGCAAAGATAGGACATGTGGATTTTTTTAGTGGAGTTACAATAGGATTGGCATCTCTATTTGGAGTCTATATAGGTATACATTTAAAAGATAGGGTTGGTATTGTGCTACAAAAGAGACTTCTTGTTATCTTTTACTTTTTAGTTGTAGCATATTTAATACAAAGAATATTTATTTAG
- a CDS encoding chemotaxis protein CheX, with protein sequence MLKTIIEASENFCIHQIRVAHSVSDVIPKKRTLIAYIDIQTAEPKQFRVYLASDLGFMQRVSKVFLEEDESDEETLIDMTLETTNLIIGSAKVLAQNADKSYTIATPRFEKVDVFDCDFDEAKTIKIDSDEMVLAIKEI encoded by the coding sequence ATGTTAAAAACAATAATAGAAGCTTCAGAAAATTTTTGCATTCATCAAATCCGTGTTGCTCACAGTGTTAGTGATGTTATACCTAAAAAGAGAACACTTATTGCTTACATAGATATACAAACGGCTGAACCTAAACAATTTAGAGTATATTTAGCATCAGACTTAGGTTTTATGCAAAGAGTCTCAAAAGTTTTTTTAGAAGAAGATGAAAGCGATGAAGAGACTCTCATAGATATGACATTAGAGACAACAAACCTTATTATAGGAAGTGCTAAAGTTCTAGCTCAAAATGCTGATAAATCTTACACTATAGCAACACCTCGCTTTGAGAAGGTAGATGTTTTTGACTGTGATTTTGATGAGGCAAAGACTATTAAGATAGATAGTGACGAGATGGTGTTAGCCATCAAGGAGATATAA
- the fliN gene encoding flagellar motor switch protein FliN has product MAKKSKYYYGESQPPYNADKELSWMNYSGLLDMEVEFIADLGETEKTIAEILDLKKDAIIDLKKPAGESVETYVNGRILGKGEVMVYEKNLAIRINEILDSSAVLYHLSKERL; this is encoded by the coding sequence TTGGCTAAAAAAAGTAAATATTACTATGGAGAATCTCAACCTCCCTATAATGCAGACAAAGAACTCTCATGGATGAACTATAGTGGTCTTCTAGATATGGAAGTAGAGTTTATTGCAGATTTAGGAGAGACTGAGAAGACTATAGCTGAGATACTAGACCTAAAAAAAGATGCCATTATTGACCTTAAAAAACCAGCTGGAGAGAGTGTCGAGACCTATGTTAATGGTCGTATTTTAGGTAAGGGTGAAGTTATGGTTTATGAAAAAAACCTCGCTATTCGTATAAATGAGATACTAGATTCTAGTGCAGTTTTATATCATCTTTCTAAAGAGAGACTATGA
- the dusB gene encoding tRNA dihydrouridine synthase DusB — MLDKLSFSKSIYVLAPLAGYTDLPFRSVAKKFGADLTVSEMISSNALSHGSQKTLHMLKKASIEDPYSVQISGSDVDVVRSAVEILNEQDGIDILDLNCGCPVPKVVGHGSGSSLLLNLPLMGDIIKTMKETSNKSLTSVKIRLGFEKKNHIEIAKMVEASGADFIAVHGRTRAGKFKSEVDYDAIKEIKESLSIPVIANGDIDSYDKAKWVQEHTGCDGIMIGRGAIGAPWIFHQLCSGTREIDNKIKHEIIMEHFDKMIEFYGSHGVAMFRKHTHTYSKGYQGASVLRNSVNNISDISEYRDVIDDFFKNNQQVT, encoded by the coding sequence ATGCTTGATAAACTCTCTTTTTCTAAATCTATATATGTTCTAGCTCCTTTAGCTGGATATACAGACCTACCATTTAGAAGTGTTGCAAAAAAATTTGGAGCAGATCTAACTGTGAGTGAAATGATAAGCTCAAATGCACTTAGTCATGGCTCACAAAAAACACTCCATATGCTTAAAAAAGCAAGCATTGAAGACCCTTACTCAGTTCAAATCTCAGGTTCAGATGTAGATGTTGTAAGAAGCGCAGTTGAGATTTTAAATGAGCAAGATGGCATAGATATACTAGACTTAAATTGTGGTTGTCCTGTTCCTAAAGTTGTAGGGCATGGAAGTGGAAGCTCTCTGCTTTTAAATCTGCCTCTGATGGGAGATATCATAAAGACTATGAAAGAGACTTCAAATAAGAGTCTAACTAGTGTAAAGATAAGACTTGGATTTGAGAAAAAAAACCATATTGAGATAGCAAAAATGGTTGAGGCGAGTGGTGCAGACTTTATAGCAGTTCATGGAAGAACTAGAGCAGGGAAGTTTAAGTCTGAAGTCGATTATGATGCTATTAAAGAGATAAAAGAGTCCCTCTCTATCCCAGTTATTGCAAATGGTGATATTGACTCGTACGACAAAGCAAAGTGGGTACAAGAGCATACAGGCTGTGATGGTATTATGATTGGTCGTGGTGCAATTGGTGCTCCGTGGATTTTTCATCAGCTTTGTAGTGGAACTAGAGAGATAGATAACAAAATCAAGCATGAGATAATCATGGAGCATTTTGATAAGATGATAGAGTTTTATGGAAGCCACGGTGTGGCAATGTTTAGAAAGCATACGCACACATACTCAAAAGGCTATCAAGGTGCATCGGTGCTAAGAAATAGCGTGAATAATATATCTGACATTAGTGAATATCGTGATGTTATAGATGATTTTTTTAAAAACAATCAGCAGGTAACTTAA